The DNA region GCTCCAGACTAAGACTTGACCATCGGTATATTTACCCGCTCCTATCCCAATCGTTGGAATAGAAATCGCTTCAGAAATACGACGTGCGGCTTCTTCGACAACCCCTTCGATGACCACGCTAAAAGCACCTGCCTCTTCGATAGCCTTAGCATCTTCAATCAAGGAAAGAATATCTGCTTCACTGCGCCCACGGACTTTATAGCCGCCTTCACTTCTTACATACTGAGGCATTAAGCCAATGTGTGCCATGACGGCAATAGAGTTTTGTGTCAGTGCTTTGATAATAGGTGCACGACTGATTCCGCCTTCAATTTTAACGGCATGCGCATTGGTTTGACTATAGACGAGTGAAGCGTTATGCAGTGCCATTTTTTCATCAGTGTAAGTACCAAAAGGCATATCACAAATAATAAAAGTTTCTTTGGCTCCAGCACATACTGCTTTAGTGTGGTATAACATTACTTCCATGCTAGCAGAGAGCGTATCTGGTTTAGCATTGAAACTCATATTGAGGCTATCGCCCACAAGAATCATGTCGACCTTTTGGTCAAACAGTGATGCAAAGAGTGCATCATATGCCGTAATCACAGTAAGGGGAGTTTGCCCTTTATGTTGTTTAATGGATGTAATTGTTTTCATGGGGAGATTATACCCTATTTTAGGACAAGAAAAATTTATAAAAAACATGATACAATGAGCTACTTCGGAGGGTAAAAACATGGGTCTTTTGGCACAATTGGAAGTTGATTTTGACATCGAAATTGTAGGAGATTTTATCTCTCACTATGCCATTATGTGTGAAAATATGGAGCCTCTGATTATTGGGCTCAGCAAAAAAGAGCGTTATGTTGACAATATTGGGGATCTTTTTCGTATTTTCCACAATATGAAATCAGCTGCGGGCTTTTTAAAACTCGATCCCATTATTAAATTGGCAGTCTTGTGTGAAGATATTGCTGAAGAAGCACGTACATTGCAAGGCCCTGCAAGTGAAGAATTTATTGATTGGTTACTTCTTGTAAGTGACCAGTTTGAACGATATCGCAAAGATGTGGAAAATGATGCTGCATTTTTTACGGTTTTAAATCCCTTAATTATAAAAGTACCTCATACGTTGGAGAGAGAGTGAAGCAATTAGTTGCCTATATTACTGCGGGATTTCCCGATCAAAATTTTTCATTAGATTTAGTTTCTGCCCTAAAAGAAGCAGGTGTAGATAAATTAGAGTTAGGAATTCCTTTTTCTGATCCTGTAGCGGATGGTCCTATCATCGAAGTTGCAAATTTACATGCCTTGCAAAATGGTTTTAAAATGGAGACACTTTTTGAGATTTCTTCTGTGGTTGCTCCAAAAATTGAGACGTATTGGATGGGATACTTTAACCCTTTTTATCATAAAGGTGTTGAAGTGTTTGCTCAAAAAGCGGCTGAGTTTGGTGTGAAAGGATTTATTATTCCTGATCTCCCTCATGAAGAAGCGTTGCCTTATGTCTCTTTAATGGAGCAATATAAGCTTTCACTCATTAGTTTTGTAGCACCAACGGATAGTAAAGAACGGATTGCTAAAGTGGTCAAAGATGCAAAAGGGTTTATTTATCTTGTAGCTTATGCGGGCATCACTGGAGCT from Sulfurospirillum diekertiae includes:
- a CDS encoding Hpt domain-containing protein, whose translation is MGLLAQLEVDFDIEIVGDFISHYAIMCENMEPLIIGLSKKERYVDNIGDLFRIFHNMKSAAGFLKLDPIIKLAVLCEDIAEEARTLQGPASEEFIDWLLLVSDQFERYRKDVENDAAFFTVLNPLIIKVPHTLERE
- the trpA gene encoding tryptophan synthase subunit alpha, with protein sequence MKQLVAYITAGFPDQNFSLDLVSALKEAGVDKLELGIPFSDPVADGPIIEVANLHALQNGFKMETLFEISSVVAPKIETYWMGYFNPFYHKGVEVFAQKAAEFGVKGFIIPDLPHEEALPYVSLMEQYKLSLISFVAPTDSKERIAKVVKDAKGFIYLVAYAGITGAHSSEDLTKTIQMIKEQSSTPLFVGFGVNEKTAKERARGVDGVIVGSAFVEVLLNEGLSGSEKIAMIAQKAKIIKEKINA
- the panB gene encoding 3-methyl-2-oxobutanoate hydroxymethyltransferase, producing the protein MKTITSIKQHKGQTPLTVITAYDALFASLFDQKVDMILVGDSLNMSFNAKPDTLSASMEVMLYHTKAVCAGAKETFIICDMPFGTYTDEKMALHNASLVYSQTNAHAVKIEGGISRAPIIKALTQNSIAVMAHIGLMPQYVRSEGGYKVRGRSEADILSLIEDAKAIEEAGAFSVVIEGVVEEAARRISEAISIPTIGIGAGKYTDGQVLVWSDMLGFFQAFQPKFVKRYLEGATLVQNAVDAYVKEVQERSFPEIPYTYTK